In Puniceicoccus vermicola, the following proteins share a genomic window:
- a CDS encoding transposase, whose translation MKRRRYTAEFKKEAVKMIIIEGTPVKEVSEQLGVPEGMLYSWRKKHLDDLEAEAPEGAQSPKAMAEELAQVRKELAKQKRMNEILKKTVGYFSNPE comes from the coding sequence ATGAAGAGACGCCGCTACACTGCCGAGTTCAAAAAAGAGGCAGTCAAGATGATCATAATTGAAGGTACACCGGTGAAGGAGGTATCCGAGCAGCTTGGTGTTCCCGAGGGGATGCTGTATAGCTGGAGGAAGAAGCACCTGGATGATTTGGAGGCTGAGGCTCCCGAGGGTGCACAGAGTCCGAAGGCGATGGCCGAGGAGCTGGCCCAGGTCCGCAAGGAGCTGGCCAAGCAAAAGCGGATGAACGAGATACTAAAAAAAACGGTGGGCTACTTCAGCAACCCCGAGTGA